A stretch of Peteryoungia algae DNA encodes these proteins:
- a CDS encoding DMT family transporter codes for MKSTPLGYLFTFLAFSVFATQDGLSKHLGETHSPVQVAMVRYWAFVAFAVVLAMRSNGGLQAAVNTKRPFLQILRGLMLFSQILISIVAFTQVGLAQSQAIFAAGPIFVALLSMPILGEKVGWRRWTAILFGLVGVVIMLAPSGDGFNSYIWLPLVCAVLGAVYGIATRLVSRDDQPSTSFFYIAIVGFIGSSLLGPFFWTPFSPTGWGLMIGLCCTAIIGHMALIKAYEELDAVIVQPISYWQLVLGAMIAVTVFGEVLRWNTVVGAVIVVGAGLFTVWREWVVSRRARRAEEVGRV; via the coding sequence ATGAAATCGACGCCGCTCGGTTACCTCTTCACCTTCCTTGCCTTTTCCGTCTTCGCCACGCAGGACGGCCTGTCCAAACATTTGGGGGAAACGCATTCACCCGTGCAGGTGGCGATGGTGCGCTACTGGGCCTTTGTCGCCTTCGCAGTTGTTCTTGCGATGCGGTCGAACGGCGGATTGCAGGCAGCCGTCAACACAAAGCGGCCTTTTCTGCAGATCCTGCGCGGGCTCATGCTGTTTTCGCAGATCCTGATCTCGATCGTCGCCTTCACACAGGTGGGGCTTGCCCAGAGCCAGGCGATCTTTGCGGCCGGGCCGATTTTCGTGGCGCTTCTCTCCATGCCGATTCTCGGCGAAAAGGTCGGCTGGCGGCGATGGACGGCAATCCTGTTCGGCCTCGTGGGCGTGGTGATCATGCTGGCGCCCAGTGGCGACGGGTTCAATTCCTATATCTGGCTGCCGCTGGTCTGTGCCGTGCTGGGCGCGGTCTACGGGATTGCCACGCGGCTCGTCAGTCGTGACGACCAGCCGTCGACCAGCTTCTTCTACATTGCGATTGTCGGTTTCATCGGGTCGAGCCTGCTCGGACCCTTTTTCTGGACGCCGTTTTCGCCCACCGGCTGGGGCTTGATGATCGGCCTCTGCTGTACCGCTATCATCGGGCATATGGCGCTGATCAAGGCTTATGAAGAACTGGATGCCGTGATCGTCCAGCCGATCTCCTACTGGCAGCTCGTGCTCGGAGCTATGATAGCGGTAACGGTGTTCGGCGAGGTTCTGCGCTGGAACACAGTGGTTGGCGCCGTCATCGTTGTCGGCGCCGGGCTGTTCACCGTCTGGCGGGAATGGGTCGTGTCGCGCCGCGCGCGGCGGGCGGAGGAAGTGGGGCGGGTCTGA